One genomic segment of uncultured Fibrobacter sp. includes these proteins:
- a CDS encoding tetratricopeptide repeat protein, with amino-acid sequence MKKFLLVGAIVCSLVGSSFAASDPCKDKVNEAKKLAAKCKAMPKGPEKTQCAGSYKVLKNQAEQACRSGGLDEKGMEDAIRQWEKQVNNCKGKQNKRCASALQQLGHYQFQLEEKHFLDKNAQYEEDVAWCADRDNKPAKCANIDQLPKADHQKSLGYFLEYIDKYPKEDKTPTVIYQAAAVQEASGEDDKAYKLRMRLVENFPDNGLVPKAWLRIAEYHFMNRKFRDAIKAYKKVTGFESLTGKEAALAMYHLAESYYNIAEYETAAVKYYEYIIGADKGKYPADLRAEAMDFMAASFSDLEGGGVAEAEAFLKDKKVPFKDSVYYRIGMKNKDHDRNEEAVQSFKRLMSINPDYIDAPLADIAMIEILIVQQKFEEAQQHRYTVVKRYDRSSSWYKKNQKYPESVKNAETAIRGAMLDIPQYHHARAAKLTKEGDLEAGKKQYAEAIKAYEAFLKRYAKEPTWDEYKVHINLALVYQEMGQYANAAKMFNWIVDTDTTRYGRRPMGSEALLKKEEAAYNAVLMMDQSRENAKKKKYGDDAVKAYKSEETKAYFEQVNKYMAKYGQNKEAAELAYNAAIVHYDAKQFKVAVGVLRKLKQDFPKHQYILLISRMLAQSLLESGQYDESLTEFEWLYKQYTQVKETRNDSMAKEIEKAIAYVLFQMAEQSVKAGQYQKGAEAYLALVKRYPLIDIADKAVFEAGAAYEKDQQYTKAAETFMILPKQYAKSSLTIKGIVRAGDAHKKAANAKKSDKAYYEQEYREAAQTYLFITNNFPQDSMAFMAIGSAAQVYDTIADKKSAAVTYELAYKRYPKDERTPGYLYSACLSYDEAKMTDEAIRCNKDLVRDYPKSSYALDAAFSIPMAYGNAKKWDIAATEYHNFIKAYGQEDKEKLIAAYIGAARAYMELKEEDKAVEDYRKTLEAYDKYGLQIKNADPGVPAEAAFYLGEYEYHKMDPYVLKGKEKEKAKTIKTLVDILQKAMSQYSKSATYASERWTFKATNKMGMLFVTMAAKIREQELNGKKEEEKFAERIGIVQQLPSYYEQARPIFQKNIDLARDQGFYNQDVIEAEEGYIEMYYQGCAVFVEVADAFANSPLPDSASIVKEYVEYEGMAKEDAIEAVHEDLEAYREELTNRSNGAKELAIPQCATGIKAAAHYGIENQWTEKLFELLKSLDENNETLNTKIEKFDPSTLFSDPAYFKTKARLEQIAKSEVMTPEEQITTYREIIKDAKAENEKLKAELADLQKQLAGGSASTSSSAGSSMDEADDSVEPEAAPAPAPKAKKKAAKKKGKKK; translated from the coding sequence ATGAAAAAATTTTTGCTTGTTGGTGCAATCGTCTGCTCGCTCGTAGGCTCCTCCTTTGCAGCGTCAGATCCTTGTAAAGACAAAGTCAATGAAGCCAAGAAATTGGCGGCCAAGTGTAAGGCCATGCCGAAGGGACCGGAAAAGACCCAGTGCGCAGGTTCCTACAAGGTTCTCAAGAACCAGGCCGAACAGGCTTGCCGTTCCGGCGGCCTCGATGAAAAGGGCATGGAAGATGCCATTCGTCAGTGGGAAAAGCAGGTAAATAACTGTAAGGGTAAGCAGAACAAGCGTTGCGCCTCTGCTCTCCAGCAGTTGGGTCATTACCAGTTCCAGCTCGAAGAAAAGCACTTCCTCGATAAGAACGCCCAGTACGAAGAAGATGTAGCATGGTGCGCCGACCGCGATAACAAGCCGGCAAAGTGCGCCAACATCGACCAGCTCCCGAAGGCAGACCACCAGAAGTCTCTCGGCTACTTCCTCGAATACATCGACAAGTACCCGAAGGAAGACAAGACTCCGACCGTGATCTACCAGGCTGCCGCCGTGCAGGAAGCTAGCGGTGAAGACGACAAGGCATACAAGCTCCGTATGCGCCTCGTCGAAAACTTCCCGGACAACGGTCTCGTTCCGAAGGCTTGGCTCCGTATTGCGGAATACCACTTCATGAACCGTAAGTTCCGCGACGCTATCAAGGCGTACAAGAAGGTGACCGGTTTCGAATCCCTCACGGGTAAGGAAGCCGCACTCGCCATGTACCACTTGGCTGAATCTTACTATAACATTGCTGAATACGAAACTGCTGCTGTCAAGTACTACGAATACATCATCGGTGCTGACAAGGGTAAATATCCTGCAGACTTGCGCGCAGAAGCTATGGACTTCATGGCAGCCTCCTTCTCCGACCTCGAAGGTGGTGGTGTTGCCGAAGCTGAAGCTTTCTTGAAGGACAAGAAGGTTCCGTTCAAGGATTCTGTGTACTATCGTATCGGTATGAAGAACAAGGACCACGACCGTAACGAAGAAGCCGTGCAGTCCTTCAAGCGCTTGATGTCTATCAACCCGGACTACATCGACGCACCGCTGGCTGACATTGCGATGATCGAAATCCTCATCGTCCAGCAGAAGTTCGAAGAAGCCCAGCAGCACCGCTACACTGTGGTGAAGCGTTATGACCGTAGTTCTTCTTGGTACAAGAAGAACCAGAAGTATCCGGAATCTGTGAAGAACGCTGAAACTGCTATCCGTGGCGCTATGCTCGACATTCCGCAGTATCACCACGCTCGCGCAGCCAAGCTCACCAAGGAAGGTGACTTGGAAGCCGGTAAGAAGCAGTATGCCGAAGCTATCAAGGCTTACGAAGCATTCCTGAAGCGCTATGCCAAGGAACCGACCTGGGACGAATACAAGGTTCACATCAACCTCGCTCTCGTGTACCAGGAAATGGGCCAGTATGCTAACGCTGCCAAGATGTTCAACTGGATCGTCGATACCGACACCACTCGCTACGGCCGTCGCCCGATGGGCTCCGAAGCTCTCCTGAAGAAGGAAGAAGCTGCATATAACGCCGTGCTCATGATGGACCAGTCTCGCGAAAACGCCAAGAAGAAAAAGTATGGCGATGACGCTGTCAAGGCTTACAAGTCCGAAGAAACTAAGGCTTACTTCGAACAAGTTAACAAGTACATGGCCAAGTACGGTCAGAACAAGGAAGCTGCAGAACTTGCATACAACGCCGCTATCGTTCATTACGATGCTAAGCAGTTCAAGGTTGCTGTGGGCGTGCTCCGCAAGCTGAAGCAGGACTTCCCGAAGCATCAGTACATTTTGCTCATCAGCCGTATGCTTGCCCAGTCTCTCTTGGAATCTGGTCAGTATGACGAATCCCTCACCGAATTCGAATGGCTGTACAAGCAGTATACTCAGGTCAAGGAAACTCGTAATGACTCCATGGCCAAGGAAATTGAAAAGGCTATCGCTTACGTGCTCTTCCAGATGGCTGAACAGTCCGTTAAGGCCGGTCAGTATCAGAAGGGTGCTGAAGCTTACCTCGCTCTCGTGAAGCGCTACCCGCTCATCGACATTGCTGACAAGGCTGTGTTCGAAGCCGGTGCCGCTTATGAAAAGGATCAGCAGTACACCAAGGCTGCCGAAACCTTCATGATTCTCCCCAAGCAGTATGCTAAGTCTTCTCTCACCATCAAGGGTATCGTCCGTGCTGGTGACGCTCACAAGAAGGCTGCTAACGCCAAGAAGAGCGACAAGGCTTACTACGAACAGGAATACCGCGAAGCTGCCCAGACCTACTTGTTCATCACGAACAACTTCCCGCAGGATTCCATGGCATTCATGGCTATCGGTTCTGCAGCCCAGGTCTACGACACCATCGCCGACAAGAAGTCTGCTGCTGTGACTTACGAACTTGCTTACAAGCGTTATCCGAAGGATGAACGTACTCCGGGCTACCTCTACAGCGCCTGCTTGAGCTACGATGAAGCCAAGATGACCGACGAAGCAATCCGTTGTAACAAGGACCTCGTCCGCGACTATCCGAAGAGCTCCTACGCCCTCGACGCTGCATTCAGCATCCCGATGGCTTACGGCAATGCTAAGAAGTGGGATATCGCTGCTACTGAATATCACAACTTCATCAAGGCCTACGGTCAGGAAGATAAGGAAAAGCTGATTGCTGCCTACATCGGTGCTGCCCGAGCCTACATGGAACTTAAGGAAGAAGACAAGGCTGTCGAAGATTACCGCAAGACTCTCGAAGCTTACGACAAGTACGGTCTTCAGATCAAGAATGCTGACCCGGGTGTTCCGGCTGAAGCTGCCTTCTACCTCGGTGAATACGAATACCACAAGATGGATCCGTATGTCCTGAAGGGTAAGGAAAAGGAAAAGGCCAAGACCATCAAGACCTTGGTTGATATCCTCCAGAAGGCTATGAGCCAGTACTCTAAGTCTGCTACCTACGCATCTGAACGCTGGACCTTCAAGGCCACCAACAAGATGGGTATGCTCTTCGTGACCATGGCCGCCAAGATCCGTGAACAGGAACTCAACGGCAAGAAGGAAGAAGAAAAGTTTGCTGAACGTATTGGTATCGTGCAGCAGCTCCCGAGCTACTATGAACAGGCTCGTCCGATCTTCCAGAAGAACATTGACCTCGCTCGCGACCAGGGCTTCTACAACCAGGACGTGATCGAAGCAGAAGAAGGTTACATTGAAATGTACTACCAGGGTTGCGCTGTGTTCGTCGAAGTGGCTGACGCATTCGCTAACTCTCCGCTGCCGGACTCTGCCTCCATCGTGAAGGAATACGTTGAATACGAAGGCATGGCCAAGGAAGACGCTATCGAAGCTGTCCATGAAGACTTGGAAGCTTACCGCGAAGAATTGACCAACCGTTCTAACGGCGCTAAGGAACTCGCTATCCCGCAGTGCGCAACCGGTATTAAGGCTGCTGCTCACTACGGTATCGAAAACCAGTGGACCGAAAAGCTCTTCGAACTCCTCAAGAGCCTCGATGAAAACAATGAGACTTTGAACACCAAGATCGAAAAGTTCGACCCGTCTACGCTGTTCTCTGACCCGGCATACTTCAAGACGAAGGCTCGTTTGGAACAGATCGCCAAGTC
- a CDS encoding tetratricopeptide repeat protein: MRTSVIKTAVLGLTVASTSLFAEATYSPHKYQQNDWFAEFGGNTAMYVNPAGISETDQLEFSAAFFSSISGEASQEYVSLTFPMDYKHTLGFSFFENGASIDGGKSYGEYAFLLGYAYRLMHCIALGIDVSVLYINQFDDVKQVTVGSDVGLSWNPLNSSKFGYLLVGVALQNIAQPGVSMEDDGGFVAPGFFGGDRDDAYNIPSNLNFSLFWRGFNRVIEAKAELSLIDVFHSDTEGGDGLNPEMSFTLTYYLSPHLGVRLRFTKEGYPVAGATVNVKDVSIFRYLALDLEMSHDDLYAKKNRGFIWAVKLTSRFGDTREEKIGEERYRRLKIEPENDYRAAMRLYLNRQFLEAAYAFGKVQTKYPAFHLVDQAAFYKAKSFENLRMHKAAKSVYEDAIKRYPQSDQRAKYHFQLMNIDYKEGKYIDAMAKYQNIAQKFGESDVKADADYVAGQIKFEQGLYQEAVDLLAAILPGNANYFYARYTMGIAYSRLGKFDEAENCFRDITEQPVSNQSERDLQDAAKVKLGHIYFSGEKADIPAAAQMYGQVQPGSPVYDEAMLGIAWSFLKVNKPDEAIKPAQWIIKNMPESFLVSEAYLVQGYCYFIKKDYNNAVKSLEQAEKRTEQPVVTVAARDSARQAFDAMQDEFDSVQVKALDLARQLPTPRVQSKREALQPSFDKANAAIEDYAAFTQKAIQSDRFESNRKRILDDAGFTLATVKTKMGQGAASSEAAQELESLDDDLDELE, encoded by the coding sequence ATGCGTACTAGTGTTATTAAAACAGCAGTCCTTGGACTCACGGTAGCCAGCACTTCCTTGTTTGCAGAAGCCACTTATTCTCCGCATAAGTATCAGCAGAATGACTGGTTTGCAGAATTTGGTGGCAATACTGCCATGTATGTGAACCCCGCAGGAATTTCTGAAACTGACCAGTTGGAATTCAGCGCCGCGTTCTTTAGCTCTATTAGTGGTGAAGCTAGCCAGGAATACGTTAGCTTGACTTTCCCGATGGATTACAAGCACACTCTCGGTTTCTCGTTCTTCGAAAACGGTGCTTCCATTGACGGTGGTAAGTCTTACGGCGAATACGCCTTCTTGCTCGGTTATGCCTACAGGCTCATGCATTGCATCGCCTTGGGTATCGACGTGTCCGTGCTCTACATCAACCAGTTCGACGATGTGAAGCAGGTGACGGTCGGTTCCGACGTGGGCTTGAGCTGGAACCCGCTCAACTCTTCTAAGTTCGGTTACCTCTTGGTGGGCGTTGCCCTCCAGAACATCGCTCAGCCGGGCGTTAGCATGGAAGATGACGGTGGCTTCGTTGCCCCGGGCTTCTTTGGCGGTGACCGCGACGATGCTTACAACATTCCGTCTAACTTGAACTTCTCCCTCTTCTGGCGTGGTTTCAACCGCGTGATCGAAGCTAAGGCAGAACTTTCTCTCATCGACGTGTTCCATTCCGACACCGAAGGTGGCGACGGTCTGAATCCGGAAATGAGCTTCACTTTGACCTACTACCTCTCTCCGCACCTTGGTGTTCGCCTTCGCTTCACGAAGGAAGGTTACCCGGTTGCCGGCGCTACGGTTAACGTCAAGGACGTGAGCATCTTCCGTTACCTCGCTCTCGACCTCGAAATGTCTCACGATGACCTTTACGCTAAGAAGAACCGTGGCTTCATCTGGGCTGTCAAGCTCACCAGCCGCTTCGGTGACACTCGTGAAGAAAAGATCGGTGAAGAACGTTATCGTCGTTTGAAGATCGAACCTGAAAACGACTACCGCGCCGCTATGCGTCTCTACTTGAACCGTCAGTTCTTGGAAGCTGCATACGCCTTCGGTAAGGTTCAGACCAAGTACCCGGCATTCCACCTTGTGGACCAGGCCGCCTTCTATAAGGCAAAGTCTTTCGAAAACCTCCGCATGCACAAGGCTGCTAAGTCTGTGTACGAAGACGCTATCAAGCGCTATCCGCAGAGTGACCAGCGCGCCAAGTATCACTTCCAGTTGATGAACATCGACTATAAGGAAGGCAAGTACATCGACGCTATGGCCAAGTACCAGAACATTGCTCAGAAGTTCGGTGAAAGCGACGTGAAGGCTGACGCTGACTACGTTGCCGGCCAGATCAAGTTCGAACAGGGCCTCTATCAGGAAGCTGTCGACCTGCTCGCCGCCATCCTTCCGGGTAACGCCAACTACTTCTACGCCCGCTATACCATGGGTATTGCTTACAGCCGTCTCGGCAAGTTCGACGAAGCTGAAAACTGCTTCCGCGACATTACCGAACAGCCGGTGTCCAACCAGTCTGAACGTGACTTGCAGGACGCTGCTAAGGTGAAGCTCGGCCACATTTACTTCTCTGGCGAAAAGGCCGACATTCCGGCTGCTGCCCAGATGTATGGCCAGGTCCAGCCCGGTTCTCCGGTGTACGACGAAGCTATGCTCGGTATCGCTTGGTCCTTCCTCAAGGTGAACAAGCCTGATGAAGCTATCAAGCCGGCACAGTGGATCATTAAGAATATGCCTGAATCCTTCCTCGTGTCTGAAGCATACCTCGTTCAGGGTTACTGCTACTTCATCAAGAAGGACTACAACAACGCTGTCAAGTCTCTGGAACAGGCTGAAAAGCGTACCGAACAGCCGGTTGTGACTGTTGCCGCTCGCGACAGTGCCCGTCAGGCCTTCGACGCCATGCAGGACGAATTCGACTCCGTGCAGGTGAAGGCTCTCGACCTCGCTCGTCAGCTCCCGACTCCGCGTGTGCAGAGCAAGCGCGAAGCCTTGCAGCCGAGCTTCGACAAGGCTAACGCCGCTATCGAAGATTACGCCGCCTTCACTCAGAAGGCTATCCAGAGTGACCGATTCGAATCCAACCGCAAGCGTATTTTGGATGACGCAGGCTTTACCTTGGCAACCGTCAAGACCAAGATGGGTCAGGGCGCTGCAAGCTCCGAAGCCGCTCAGGAACTTGAAAGCTTGGATGACGACTTAGACGAATTGGAATAA
- a CDS encoding OmpA family protein: MTLKKLVLITAGAMLLSGTAMAKNINVPGDYQKIADALGNADAGDTILVKRGTYNENITLIMGVVLKGEDPHTTIIDGGRRGPTVMGTSGAEMSHFTVKNGLEGILCENAAPYIHHCYVLDNHATGIGAFISLPHLRNNVVYGNRWSGILAWGAKSLDAFIEHNVVLRNGYSGLALKGPTNVTARNNIFMENHYYGVFADPAAGQTKVEYNNIYKNYYPFNQFIKVNRTNVSLDPKFINPSLSQPNFYCQSTSPMLKRGKGKADIGLTAAELVKEEEVVEETRNPDTDGDGLCDPWVSEEGVSDKYASVCTGLDNCPEEAEDFDGYQDDDGCPDADNDRDGLCDPWVEAKGMLSQFAHICKGVDLCPEQAETLNSYKDEDGCPDEVPQPPKKVFVLEGVNFESGKATITQDSYISLMKVVDIMETFQEATFEIVGHTDNVGRKETNMQLSADRAASVKNFLVEKGINESRIVTSGKGDTEPVATNKTPEGRAQNRRIEFIRTDIK; the protein is encoded by the coding sequence ATGACCCTAAAGAAACTGGTCTTAATCACGGCCGGGGCGATGCTTCTTTCTGGAACCGCCATGGCAAAGAATATCAATGTTCCTGGCGACTATCAGAAAATTGCAGACGCACTCGGTAATGCGGACGCCGGGGATACCATCCTTGTCAAACGCGGAACTTATAACGAAAACATCACCTTGATCATGGGTGTTGTACTTAAGGGCGAGGATCCCCATACTACCATCATTGATGGTGGCCGCAGAGGTCCGACCGTCATGGGTACTTCGGGCGCCGAAATGTCGCACTTCACTGTGAAGAACGGTCTTGAAGGTATCCTTTGCGAAAACGCAGCCCCTTACATTCACCATTGCTACGTGCTTGATAACCACGCCACCGGTATCGGTGCGTTTATCTCGCTCCCGCATCTCCGCAACAACGTGGTGTACGGCAACCGCTGGTCCGGTATTCTCGCCTGGGGTGCTAAGTCCCTCGACGCCTTTATCGAACACAACGTCGTCCTCCGCAACGGCTACTCTGGCCTTGCATTGAAGGGACCGACCAACGTGACCGCACGTAACAACATCTTCATGGAAAACCACTACTACGGTGTGTTTGCTGATCCGGCTGCCGGTCAGACGAAGGTGGAATACAACAACATCTACAAGAACTACTACCCGTTCAACCAGTTCATCAAGGTGAACCGCACGAACGTGTCGCTCGACCCGAAGTTCATCAATCCTTCGCTGTCGCAGCCGAACTTCTACTGCCAGTCCACCTCGCCGATGCTCAAGCGCGGTAAGGGTAAGGCAGACATCGGTCTGACTGCCGCCGAACTGGTGAAGGAAGAAGAAGTGGTCGAAGAAACTCGTAATCCGGATACCGATGGCGATGGCCTTTGCGATCCGTGGGTTTCTGAAGAAGGCGTTTCCGACAAGTACGCAAGCGTCTGCACCGGCCTCGACAACTGCCCCGAAGAAGCTGAAGACTTCGACGGTTACCAGGATGATGATGGTTGCCCGGATGCCGACAACGACCGCGATGGTCTTTGCGATCCGTGGGTTGAAGCTAAGGGTATGCTTTCCCAGTTCGCCCACATTTGTAAGGGCGTTGACCTCTGCCCGGAACAGGCAGAAACTCTGAACAGCTATAAGGATGAAGATGGTTGCCCGGACGAAGTCCCGCAGCCGCCTAAGAAAGTCTTCGTGCTGGAAGGTGTGAACTTCGAATCCGGTAAGGCTACGATTACTCAGGATTCCTACATCTCCCTCATGAAGGTGGTAGACATTATGGAAACCTTCCAGGAAGCAACCTTCGAAATTGTCGGTCACACTGACAACGTCGGTAGAAAAGAAACGAATATGCAGCTCTCTGCAGACCGCGCCGCTTCCGTGAAGAACTTCCTCGTGGAAAAGGGCATCAATGAAAGCCGCATCGTTACGAGCGGTAAGGGTGACACCGAACCGGTTGCCACGAACAAGACCCCTGAAGGTCGTGCCCAGAACCGTCGTATCGAGTTTATCCGTACGGATATCAAGTAA
- a CDS encoding 1,4-dihydroxy-6-naphthoate synthase, translating to MRLKLGISTCPNDTYIYEALVQGLENSPFEWEVHFADVQTLNEMVRRGELDVAKVSAQVYPKIEAEYACLSCGGAIGYGCGPLLLSSVGNAFCPEKPVVLPGADTTAALLFKFWHKKTGQTEQKIEYALFDQVYRSLRSKEAVQGVVIHEHRFTWKRDGLYLLQDLGAFWEENTGTPIPLGIAVARKSLGVNTIFQIEDEIRKSLNIARKRENLVTPFIDKLAQIDDPNVMEAHIRMFVNDFSEEVGERGRASLGYLWTLVKG from the coding sequence ATGCGTCTTAAACTCGGAATTTCTACCTGCCCTAACGATACCTACATTTACGAAGCTCTTGTCCAGGGGCTTGAAAATTCCCCTTTTGAATGGGAAGTCCACTTTGCCGACGTGCAAACACTCAACGAAATGGTGCGCCGCGGTGAACTCGATGTGGCCAAGGTGAGTGCCCAGGTATACCCCAAAATTGAGGCGGAATACGCCTGTCTTAGCTGTGGAGGTGCTATCGGGTATGGTTGTGGTCCGTTGCTTCTTTCTTCTGTAGGCAACGCTTTTTGCCCCGAAAAACCGGTCGTTTTGCCCGGTGCAGACACGACTGCGGCCCTTTTATTCAAGTTTTGGCATAAAAAGACGGGCCAAACCGAGCAGAAAATCGAATATGCCCTGTTTGACCAGGTTTACCGTTCCTTGCGCTCCAAAGAGGCTGTTCAAGGCGTTGTCATACACGAGCATCGCTTTACCTGGAAGCGTGATGGCCTCTATTTGCTGCAGGATTTAGGCGCTTTCTGGGAAGAAAATACGGGTACGCCGATCCCGCTTGGAATCGCTGTAGCAAGGAAATCCCTTGGTGTCAACACCATTTTCCAGATTGAAGACGAAATCCGAAAAAGTCTGAATATTGCCCGTAAACGCGAAAATTTGGTGACCCCATTTATCGATAAATTGGCTCAAATTGACGACCCAAATGTCATGGAAGCGCACATTAGGATGTTCGTAAATGACTTTTCCGAGGAGGTCGGAGAGCGGGGAAGAGCCTCTCTCGGGTACCTTTGGACCCTTGTCAAGGGCTAA
- a CDS encoding futalosine hydrolase: MLFPDKNNLFAFATPMEFASCFPEYADTADSITLDKLIELSENRGYACVLGMGILSFSTNLTYLIGSAKQQGIHFTAVYILGVCGAYPGRGINVLDVVRVDSESVGDMGYQEKDGSFFPFPSSVRASAVEHAPAHVQKLKSAVGLTVNCCTGTENLAQMRSKTFNADIENMEGAAGIAACMAHNMPVFEIRAVSNMATTRDRASWKFQEALVALRKTIFG, encoded by the coding sequence GTGCTTTTCCCCGACAAGAATAATTTGTTTGCGTTTGCAACGCCAATGGAATTTGCTTCTTGTTTCCCGGAATATGCCGACACTGCCGATAGTATCACTTTAGATAAATTAATTGAACTCTCGGAGAACCGAGGCTACGCTTGCGTTCTCGGGATGGGTATCTTAAGTTTCTCGACGAATCTGACGTATTTGATTGGCTCTGCCAAACAGCAAGGGATTCATTTTACGGCAGTGTATATTCTCGGGGTCTGTGGTGCTTATCCTGGCCGCGGAATCAATGTCCTCGACGTCGTCCGAGTCGATTCCGAAAGCGTGGGGGATATGGGCTACCAAGAAAAGGACGGCTCTTTTTTCCCGTTTCCAAGCTCCGTTCGCGCGTCTGCCGTAGAACACGCTCCTGCCCATGTGCAAAAGCTAAAATCTGCCGTAGGCCTCACGGTGAATTGCTGCACGGGCACAGAAAATCTCGCCCAGATGCGTTCCAAGACGTTCAATGCCGATATCGAGAACATGGAAGGGGCGGCCGGAATTGCGGCCTGTATGGCCCACAATATGCCTGTTTTCGAAATTCGCGCCGTGAGTAACATGGCAACCACGCGCGATCGCGCTTCCTGGAAATTCCAAGAAGCCCTCGTCGCTCTCCGCAAAACGATTTTTGGGTGA
- a CDS encoding 1-phosphofructokinase family hexose kinase, with amino-acid sequence MSQEILILGLNPAWQRLFFLDKFTPGEVHRIGKIEEYASGKGINCGLVLHLLGGTPLLMHFLGSEHGPKIFDEISAYGIQQAPVWIKEPTRICTTIVSEGNSTELIEPSPILSEIENDDFLQTINDYWSSTQRVALCGTFPQGFNIEQLNALDFAGKKIYVDAIEGIDSWLEKGVELLKINIKEYCKLLSRLGIPQVMSSPQFWKMTATAVLERLPIKALVVTDEDAPVRAFRLVEKKFQGVQLLPPTVQVNNRIGAGDSFFAGWLYADTMGLDFEQCLIKATAVASARCEVERPCNIKVERVAELEAAIVDAVEKLE; translated from the coding sequence ATGTCGCAGGAAATCCTTATTCTCGGGCTCAATCCCGCTTGGCAACGCTTGTTCTTCCTGGACAAGTTTACGCCGGGCGAGGTTCACCGTATCGGAAAGATCGAAGAGTATGCTTCGGGCAAGGGCATCAACTGCGGGCTCGTACTTCACCTCTTGGGTGGAACGCCGCTCCTGATGCACTTCTTGGGCTCGGAACATGGTCCCAAAATCTTCGATGAAATTTCTGCATACGGTATCCAGCAGGCGCCCGTTTGGATTAAGGAACCGACCCGCATTTGCACGACTATCGTGAGCGAAGGCAATTCGACCGAACTCATTGAACCGTCTCCGATTCTTTCTGAAATCGAAAACGACGATTTCCTGCAGACCATTAATGACTACTGGAGCTCTACGCAAAGAGTCGCCTTGTGCGGCACCTTCCCGCAGGGCTTTAACATTGAACAGCTGAACGCGCTTGACTTTGCCGGTAAAAAGATTTATGTCGATGCTATCGAAGGCATTGATTCCTGGCTCGAGAAGGGCGTAGAACTCCTGAAAATCAATATCAAGGAATACTGCAAGCTCCTTTCTCGCTTGGGAATTCCGCAGGTCATGTCGAGCCCGCAGTTCTGGAAAATGACTGCCACGGCAGTCCTTGAACGCTTGCCGATTAAGGCTCTTGTTGTCACCGACGAAGACGCTCCGGTTCGCGCATTCCGCTTGGTCGAAAAGAAATTCCAGGGAGTGCAGCTCTTGCCGCCTACTGTGCAGGTTAACAACCGTATAGGCGCCGGAGATTCGTTCTTTGCAGGCTGGCTTTATGCCGATACCATGGGCCTTGATTTTGAACAATGTCTTATCAAGGCGACGGCGGTTGCCTCTGCCCGCTGCGAGGTGGAACGCCCTTGCAACATCAAGGTTGAACGCGTTGCTGAACTAGAAGCGGCTATAGTCGATGCGGTAGAAAAACTGGAGTAA